A section of the Bradyrhizobium oligotrophicum S58 genome encodes:
- a CDS encoding branched-chain amino acid ABC transporter permease — MAIYVILALDVLNGISSLFLLCLGLAIIFGMMKIINLAHGEFIMLGAYATVISANAGVNIWIAMLIVAPVFVGLVGLVIERCLIRFLYGRLVDSMLATWGLSLLIIGIITTIYGNTQQGVPTPLGGFSIGSYQSSYYTLFLAAMAIVMMAIVYGVMQYTRFGLIARATMQNPAMAATLGVNPARVYMATFALGAAVTGLAGGLLAPVSGITPGMGGAYVAKAFMTVVGGGAAILSGTMSAASLFGAVNQIGAYFTTPVYGEVIVFTTAIVLIRLLPQGISGRFFKGNL, encoded by the coding sequence ATGGCGATCTACGTCATCCTCGCGCTCGACGTTCTCAACGGAATCTCCTCGCTGTTCCTGCTGTGCCTGGGACTGGCGATCATCTTCGGCATGATGAAGATCATCAACCTCGCCCACGGCGAGTTCATCATGCTTGGCGCCTACGCGACGGTGATCTCGGCCAATGCCGGGGTGAACATCTGGATTGCGATGCTGATCGTCGCGCCGGTGTTCGTCGGCCTGGTCGGCCTCGTCATCGAGCGCTGCCTCATTCGTTTCCTCTACGGCCGGCTCGTCGACTCCATGCTGGCGACCTGGGGCCTCAGCCTTCTCATCATCGGCATCATCACCACGATCTACGGCAATACCCAGCAGGGCGTGCCGACGCCGCTCGGCGGCTTCTCGATCGGCTCCTACCAGTCGAGCTACTATACGCTGTTCCTGGCGGCCATGGCGATCGTGATGATGGCGATCGTCTATGGCGTGATGCAGTACACGCGCTTCGGCCTGATCGCCCGCGCCACGATGCAGAACCCGGCGATGGCCGCGACCCTCGGCGTCAATCCGGCGCGTGTCTACATGGCGACCTTCGCGCTCGGCGCTGCTGTCACCGGCCTCGCCGGCGGTCTTCTCGCGCCGGTGTCGGGTATCACGCCGGGCATGGGCGGCGCCTATGTGGCGAAAGCATTCATGACGGTGGTCGGCGGCGGCGCTGCGATCCTGTCCGGCACGATGTCGGCGGCGAGCCTGTTCGGCGCGGTCAACCAGATCGGCGCCTATTTCACCACGCCGGTTTATGGCGAGGTCATCGTCTTCACCACCGCGATCGTGCTGATCCGCTTGCTGCCGCAGGGCATCTCCGGGCGCTTCTTCAAGGGGAACCTGTGA